The following are from one region of the Hymenobacter radiodurans genome:
- a CDS encoding sialate O-acetylesterase produces the protein MVAPLLPYAIKGVIWFQGESNTGKPQEYQQLFSAVITDWRKQWQRPTLPFLYVQLANFMATKSQPSESNWAELRESQRKTLKLPNTAMAVAIDVGEWNDIHPLDKQTVGKRLALAARQAAYGEKKLVASGPLYQSMQVKGNKAVLQFSNVGSGLVAKGGGPLKQFAVAGADKKFVWAQARIEGNTVVVWHDQVPVPAFVRYAWADNPEGANLYNKEGLPASPFETTVAPASP, from the coding sequence ATGGTAGCGCCGCTGCTGCCGTATGCTATCAAGGGCGTCATCTGGTTTCAGGGCGAGTCCAACACGGGCAAACCCCAGGAATACCAGCAGCTTTTTTCGGCCGTGATTACTGATTGGCGCAAGCAGTGGCAGCGCCCAACGCTGCCGTTTCTGTACGTGCAGCTCGCCAACTTTATGGCCACCAAATCCCAGCCGAGCGAAAGCAACTGGGCCGAACTGCGCGAGTCCCAGCGCAAAACCCTGAAGTTGCCTAATACCGCTATGGCCGTAGCCATCGACGTGGGCGAGTGGAACGATATTCACCCCTTGGATAAGCAAACCGTTGGTAAGCGCCTTGCCCTGGCCGCCCGCCAAGCAGCTTATGGTGAAAAGAAGCTGGTCGCGTCTGGCCCGCTATATCAATCGATGCAGGTGAAAGGCAACAAGGCAGTGCTCCAGTTTTCCAACGTGGGAAGTGGTTTGGTGGCCAAAGGTGGCGGGCCACTAAAGCAGTTCGCCGTAGCTGGCGCTGATAAAAAATTCGTGTGGGCCCAGGCCCGTATTGAGGGTAATACAGTCGTCGTGTGGCACGACCAAGTACCAGTGCCTGCATTCGTTCGCTACGCCTGGGCTGACAACCCGGAAGGTGCCAACCTTTATAATAAGGAAGGATTACCGGCTTCTCCATTTGAGACCACGGTCGCGCCAGCTTCGCCTTAA
- the xylA gene encoding xylose isomerase, which translates to MSSNTLSKTEFFKGIDTIRFEGRESDNPLAFKWYDENRVVGGKTMKEHLRFAVSYWHTFTGTGGDPFGPGTKSFAWDSHHEIINRAKDKMDAAFEFFTKLGTPYYCFHDIDLVDEGDSLAEYERNLQAIVDYAKEHQAASGIKLLWGTANVFSHPRYMNGASTNPDFQVVAHAATQVKNSMDATIALGGEGYTFWGGREGYMTLLNTNMKRELDHMGRFLSTARDYARKQGFQGKFFIEPKPAEPTKHQYDFDAATVIGFLKEYGLENDFMLNLETNHATLAGHTFQHELQVAADANMLGSMDANRGDYQNGWDTDQFPNNINELTECMLIILEHGGIKPGGINFDAKTRRNSTDLEDIFVAHISGMDTFARALVTANDILEKSPYRKFRTERYASFDSGDGAAFEKGQLSLEDLRTIAHKSGEPVMRSGKQEWLEAIINQYI; encoded by the coding sequence ATGTCGTCCAACACTCTTTCTAAAACGGAATTTTTTAAAGGCATTGACACGATTCGCTTCGAAGGACGCGAGTCAGACAATCCGCTAGCCTTCAAATGGTACGACGAGAACCGTGTCGTGGGGGGCAAAACGATGAAGGAGCACTTGCGCTTCGCCGTATCATATTGGCACACGTTCACCGGTACGGGCGGCGACCCATTCGGGCCTGGCACTAAGAGCTTTGCCTGGGATTCGCACCACGAAATCATCAACCGCGCCAAGGATAAAATGGATGCGGCCTTCGAGTTTTTCACCAAGCTCGGCACGCCGTACTACTGCTTCCACGACATCGACTTGGTAGACGAAGGCGACTCGCTAGCTGAGTACGAGCGCAACCTGCAGGCCATTGTAGACTACGCGAAGGAGCACCAGGCGGCCAGCGGCATAAAGCTGCTGTGGGGCACAGCTAACGTGTTTTCGCACCCGCGCTACATGAATGGCGCCAGCACCAACCCTGACTTTCAGGTGGTAGCTCACGCCGCCACGCAGGTGAAAAACTCCATGGACGCGACTATCGCGCTGGGTGGAGAAGGCTATACGTTCTGGGGTGGCCGTGAGGGTTACATGACCCTGCTCAACACCAATATGAAGCGGGAACTCGACCACATGGGCCGCTTCCTCAGCACGGCCCGCGATTACGCGCGCAAGCAAGGTTTTCAGGGCAAATTCTTTATCGAGCCTAAGCCCGCCGAGCCCACCAAGCACCAGTATGACTTCGACGCGGCCACGGTTATCGGCTTCCTGAAAGAGTACGGCCTGGAGAATGACTTCATGCTGAATCTGGAAACCAACCACGCCACGCTGGCCGGCCACACTTTCCAACATGAGCTGCAAGTAGCCGCCGATGCCAACATGCTCGGCAGCATGGACGCCAACCGCGGCGACTACCAGAACGGCTGGGATACCGACCAGTTCCCGAACAACATCAACGAGCTAACTGAGTGCATGCTCATCATCCTGGAGCACGGCGGCATTAAGCCCGGTGGCATCAACTTCGATGCTAAAACGCGCCGTAATTCTACGGACCTGGAGGACATTTTCGTAGCGCACATCAGCGGCATGGATACGTTTGCCCGCGCTCTGGTAACGGCTAACGATATTTTGGAAAAGTCGCCTTACCGTAAGTTCCGCACGGAGCGCTACGCCTCGTTTGATAGTGGCGACGGTGCTGCCTTCGAGAAAGGCCAACTAAGCCTAGAAGACCTGCGCACCATCGCCCATAAATCAGGTGAGCCAGTGATGCGCAGCGGTAAGCAAGAGTGGCTGGAAGCCATTATCAACCAATACATCTAA
- a CDS encoding alpha/beta hydrolase-fold protein codes for MRNIYAVILGILLLNTSNSLAQPTVKEAPKGFDQPTAGIATGKLDSISYTSKTVGTVRKALVYTPPGYSKRKKYPVLYLLHGIGGDEKEWLRGGRPQVILDNLYAAGKLKPMLVVMPNGRAMKDDRPVGNVFSPEKVAAFANFEQDLLTDLIPYIEKKYPVLTNRENRAVAGLSMGGGQSLNFGLGNLDKFAWVGGFSSAPNTKMPEQLVPDPAKAKKQLKLLWISCGDQDGLVPISQRTHDYLYEHNVPHVYYLEAGGHDFKVWKNGLYMFSQFLFKPVDTAALPTYTVLGAPAATNVRNAKYPQILPDNRAVFRLKAPGVQQAQLDLGRKYEMVKDSSGTWTVTTDTLSRGLHYYSLVLDGLPVADPASDTFYGMGRMASGIEIPGRGTSFYALRDVPHGEMRMKRFFSKVTNSWRQFYVYTPPGYDANPATKYPVLYLLHGGGEDETGWAKQGKTDLILDNLIADKKAKPMLVVMLDGNMGGPGGLAGFGEQTLKRFEDELRQTVLPVVESSYRVAAGANNRALAGLSMGGLQTLYAGIKNTDMFQYLGVFSSGFFANNPQLSDPQYAFMKANASTINSNLKQLWLSMGGPEDIAYANNKVMRAKMDELGIKYVYSEYPGGHTWPVWRHDLYLFAQKLF; via the coding sequence ATGAGAAACATATATGCTGTCATCTTAGGGATTCTGTTGCTGAACACAAGCAATTCTCTGGCCCAGCCGACCGTGAAGGAAGCGCCAAAGGGCTTCGACCAGCCCACGGCGGGTATTGCCACCGGCAAGCTGGATAGCATCAGCTATACTTCGAAAACGGTGGGCACGGTGCGCAAGGCGCTGGTGTACACACCGCCGGGCTACTCCAAAAGGAAGAAGTACCCGGTGCTCTACCTGCTGCACGGCATCGGGGGCGACGAAAAAGAGTGGCTCAGAGGTGGGCGTCCGCAGGTGATTCTGGATAATCTGTACGCGGCGGGAAAGCTCAAGCCCATGCTGGTGGTGATGCCCAACGGCCGGGCCATGAAAGACGACCGACCCGTGGGTAATGTATTCAGCCCCGAGAAAGTAGCCGCGTTTGCCAACTTCGAGCAAGACCTGCTGACCGACCTTATCCCCTACATCGAAAAGAAGTACCCCGTGCTTACCAACCGCGAGAACCGGGCCGTGGCCGGGCTGTCCATGGGCGGGGGGCAGTCCCTGAATTTTGGGCTGGGCAACCTGGATAAATTTGCCTGGGTGGGGGGCTTTTCTTCGGCTCCGAATACCAAAATGCCCGAGCAATTGGTGCCCGACCCCGCGAAAGCTAAAAAGCAACTCAAGCTCCTCTGGATTTCGTGCGGCGACCAAGACGGCTTGGTGCCCATCAGCCAGCGCACCCACGATTACCTGTACGAGCACAATGTGCCGCACGTGTACTACCTCGAAGCGGGTGGGCACGATTTCAAGGTCTGGAAAAACGGGCTGTACATGTTTTCGCAGTTTCTATTTAAGCCGGTCGATACGGCGGCACTGCCCACCTACACAGTGCTGGGCGCGCCGGCTGCTACCAACGTGCGCAACGCGAAATACCCTCAGATTCTGCCCGATAACCGCGCCGTATTTCGCCTGAAAGCTCCCGGCGTGCAGCAGGCGCAGCTAGATCTGGGCCGTAAATACGAAATGGTAAAAGACAGCAGCGGCACCTGGACCGTGACCACCGATACGCTGAGCCGGGGCCTGCACTACTACTCCCTAGTACTTGACGGCCTACCCGTAGCCGACCCGGCCAGCGACACTTTCTACGGCATGGGACGCATGGCCAGCGGCATCGAGATTCCCGGCCGCGGCACCAGCTTTTACGCCCTGCGCGACGTGCCCCACGGCGAGATGCGGATGAAGCGTTTTTTCTCCAAAGTCACCAATTCGTGGCGGCAATTCTATGTGTATACGCCGCCAGGCTACGACGCCAACCCGGCCACTAAGTACCCCGTGCTCTACCTGCTGCATGGGGGCGGCGAAGACGAAACCGGCTGGGCCAAACAGGGCAAAACCGATTTGATTCTGGACAACCTCATTGCCGATAAAAAAGCCAAACCCATGCTCGTAGTGATGCTGGACGGTAATATGGGCGGCCCTGGTGGCCTGGCCGGCTTCGGTGAGCAAACCCTAAAACGCTTTGAAGACGAGCTGAGACAGACTGTGTTGCCAGTGGTAGAAAGCAGCTACCGAGTAGCCGCCGGAGCTAACAACCGGGCCTTGGCGGGCTTGTCGATGGGGGGCTTGCAAACGCTCTACGCCGGCATCAAAAACACGGACATGTTCCAGTATCTGGGCGTGTTCAGCTCGGGCTTTTTTGCTAACAACCCCCAACTCTCCGATCCGCAGTATGCCTTCATGAAAGCCAATGCAAGCACCATCAACTCCAACCTCAAGCAGCTGTGGCTCTCGATGGGCGGGCCGGAGGACATTGCTTACGCCAACAACAAAGTGATGCGAGCAAAAATGGATGAGCTAGGTATCAAATACGTGTATAGCGAATACCCCGGCGGCCACACCTGGCCCGTGTGGCGGCACGATTTGTATCTGTTTGCCCAGAAGCTGTTTTAG
- a CDS encoding transketolase family protein, translated as MIDQQISVEEQSVSTIRLLSVDMVQKANSGHPGLPLGAAPMAYVLWSRFLRFNPQDPAWPDRDRFVLSAGHGSALLYSLLHLYGYDLPLEELKNFRQLHSKTPGHPESNITAGVEVTTGPLGQGFANGVGMAMAEAHLAAMYNKEGHEVVNHYTYAIVSDGDLMEGIAAEAASLAGHLKLGKLIYLYDDNDISLDGPTSLSYTEDPLMRFEAYGWHTQRVMDGNDLDGIEQAIRAAQAETDRPSLISIKTIIGYGSPQKGTSKVHGSPLGDENVRKAKEFFGWNPDESFVVPDEVRQHLAEPGQRGAQLQQEWQQKFEAYQQQFKQESELFLTSFASDLPAGWDAELPVFSPADGALATRQASGKALGALKKTIPFLFGGSADLASSNEMPPVAT; from the coding sequence ATGATTGATCAGCAAATATCAGTAGAAGAGCAAAGTGTAAGCACCATCCGCCTCTTGTCGGTGGATATGGTGCAGAAGGCTAATTCCGGTCATCCGGGCCTGCCGCTGGGGGCCGCGCCTATGGCATACGTGCTATGGTCGCGGTTTTTGCGTTTTAATCCGCAAGACCCTGCTTGGCCCGACCGCGACCGGTTTGTGCTGTCGGCGGGCCACGGCTCGGCGCTGCTGTATAGCCTGCTGCATCTGTACGGCTACGACTTGCCGCTCGAGGAACTCAAGAACTTCCGCCAGCTGCACTCCAAAACCCCGGGCCACCCAGAGTCTAACATTACGGCCGGCGTGGAAGTAACCACGGGCCCGCTGGGTCAAGGCTTCGCCAATGGCGTGGGCATGGCCATGGCGGAAGCGCATTTGGCCGCCATGTACAATAAGGAAGGCCACGAAGTAGTAAATCATTACACCTACGCTATTGTGAGCGATGGTGACTTGATGGAGGGCATTGCGGCCGAAGCTGCTTCGCTTGCTGGCCACCTAAAGCTGGGCAAGCTCATCTACCTCTACGACGACAACGACATTAGCCTCGACGGGCCTACCAGTCTGTCTTACACCGAGGACCCGTTGATGCGCTTCGAGGCTTATGGCTGGCATACCCAGCGCGTGATGGACGGCAACGACCTAGACGGTATCGAGCAAGCTATCCGCGCGGCCCAAGCCGAAACCGACCGGCCTTCCCTGATTTCTATTAAGACGATTATTGGCTACGGCAGTCCGCAGAAAGGCACCAGCAAAGTGCACGGCAGCCCATTAGGCGACGAAAATGTGCGCAAGGCCAAGGAGTTTTTTGGCTGGAACCCAGACGAGTCGTTTGTGGTGCCTGATGAGGTGCGCCAACACTTGGCTGAACCCGGCCAGCGCGGCGCTCAGCTGCAGCAGGAGTGGCAGCAAAAGTTTGAAGCCTACCAACAGCAGTTTAAGCAGGAAAGCGAGCTGTTCCTAACATCTTTTGCCAGCGATCTGCCCGCTGGTTGGGATGCGGAGCTGCCCGTTTTCTCGCCCGCCGATGGTGCTCTGGCCACCCGCCAAGCGTCGGGCAAGGCGCTGGGTGCGTTGAAAAAAACGATTCCCTTCCTCTTCGGGGGCTCGGCCGACTTGGCTAGCTCCAACGAAATGCCCCCGGTGGCGACCTGA
- a CDS encoding glycoside hydrolase family 95 protein, translating to MLCWTSGPLAVAGVKPAPTPLRLWYDRPAANWNEALPLGNGRLGVMVFGAPERERLQLNEETIWAGGPNNNVKPDALPVIQQLRTQLLAGQLQDAQTLAQTQMQPAGNSGMPYQMAANLYLSFPGHEQVAHYKRDLDIGRAVASVSYELGGVSYRREVFSSLPDQVIIVRLTASQPGKISCQLGAESLMQHALRIENDQLVLDGRGSEHEGQEGKIRFQTRVQVVADGGTVLTTAAGIGIERANSATLYISIGTNFNNYHDVSGNAAERATAYLAKAVGKPYKQALADHIAAYQRYFNRVTLNLGVTPAAQLPTNQRLENFAQGHDPALAALYFQYGRYLLISSSQPGGQPVNLQGIWNDQLKGPWDSKYTVNINTEMNYWPAEVTNLTELHQPLFAMLKDLSVTGQQSARQMYGARGWMLHHNTDIWRITGQVDPPQYGLWPMGGAWLSQHFWDHYQFTGDEQFLREYYPVLKGAATYLVDALQEEPTNKWLVVAPSVSPENTYSLQGKRIAIVAGTTMDNQLVFDLFSKTIRAAEILRLDQPFADTLRALRERLPPMHIGQYGQVQEWLQDVDDPSDKHRHISHLYGLYPSGQISPYRTPELFEAARTTLTQRGDASTGWSMGWKVNFWARMQDGNHAYKLLTEQLHLRSGAGGNSGEGGGTYPNLLDAHPPFQIDGNFGCTAGLAELLVQSYDGAIDLLPALPDAWPTGEVTGLVARGGYVVDLAWNQGKITRVRITSRLGGNCRVRVHSPVVVAGRTNLRPAQGENPNPFYQTPAIKAPQVSEKAPQRQPALPASFVYDFPTKAGKTYELQAQ from the coding sequence TTGCTTTGCTGGACTAGCGGGCCGTTAGCGGTAGCCGGGGTAAAGCCCGCGCCGACCCCGCTGCGGCTGTGGTACGACCGGCCCGCTGCCAACTGGAACGAGGCGCTTCCCCTCGGCAACGGCCGCCTGGGAGTGATGGTGTTTGGCGCGCCAGAACGCGAACGGCTCCAGCTGAACGAGGAAACCATCTGGGCGGGCGGACCCAACAACAACGTGAAGCCCGATGCTTTGCCAGTAATTCAGCAACTGCGGACGCAGCTGCTGGCCGGGCAGTTGCAAGACGCTCAGACCCTGGCGCAGACCCAGATGCAACCTGCCGGCAACAGCGGCATGCCCTACCAAATGGCTGCCAACCTGTACCTGAGTTTTCCCGGTCACGAACAAGTCGCGCACTATAAGCGCGACCTGGATATCGGCCGCGCCGTAGCCTCGGTCAGCTATGAGCTTGGCGGTGTGAGCTACCGGCGCGAGGTGTTCAGCTCTCTGCCCGACCAAGTGATAATCGTGCGCCTTACGGCCAGCCAACCGGGCAAAATTAGCTGCCAGCTTGGCGCGGAAAGCTTGATGCAACATGCCCTGCGCATCGAAAACGACCAGTTGGTGCTCGATGGCCGCGGCAGTGAGCACGAAGGGCAGGAAGGAAAAATTCGCTTCCAGACGCGGGTGCAGGTTGTGGCCGACGGCGGCACCGTGCTAACCACCGCCGCGGGCATCGGCATCGAGCGCGCCAATAGCGCCACGCTCTACATTTCCATCGGGACCAACTTCAACAACTACCACGACGTGAGCGGCAATGCCGCCGAGCGGGCCACCGCTTACCTGGCAAAGGCCGTGGGCAAACCCTATAAGCAAGCGCTGGCTGACCACATTGCAGCTTATCAGCGCTACTTTAACCGCGTGACGCTGAACTTAGGCGTGACGCCTGCGGCCCAGCTACCCACCAATCAGCGCCTCGAAAACTTTGCGCAAGGTCACGACCCAGCACTGGCAGCGCTGTATTTTCAATATGGTCGCTATTTGCTTATCAGCTCGTCGCAGCCGGGCGGGCAGCCGGTCAACCTGCAAGGCATCTGGAATGACCAGCTAAAGGGCCCCTGGGACAGCAAGTACACGGTGAACATCAACACCGAGATGAACTACTGGCCGGCCGAAGTCACTAATTTGACGGAGCTGCATCAGCCCTTGTTTGCGATGCTCAAAGACCTGAGCGTGACTGGCCAGCAGAGCGCCCGCCAGATGTACGGGGCCCGGGGCTGGATGCTGCACCACAACACCGATATCTGGCGCATCACGGGGCAGGTAGACCCGCCGCAGTACGGACTCTGGCCTATGGGCGGGGCCTGGCTCAGCCAGCACTTCTGGGACCATTACCAGTTCACCGGCGACGAGCAGTTTTTGCGCGAATACTACCCTGTGCTGAAAGGCGCAGCCACTTATCTGGTAGATGCCTTGCAAGAGGAACCGACCAATAAGTGGCTGGTAGTAGCCCCATCAGTGTCGCCCGAAAATACGTATTCACTTCAGGGCAAGCGCATTGCCATCGTGGCCGGCACTACGATGGACAACCAGCTGGTGTTCGACCTGTTCTCGAAAACCATTCGGGCTGCCGAGATACTCCGCCTCGACCAGCCCTTTGCCGATACCCTGCGCGCCCTGCGCGAGCGGCTGCCGCCTATGCACATCGGGCAGTACGGACAGGTGCAGGAATGGCTGCAAGATGTGGACGACCCTAGCGACAAGCACCGTCACATATCTCACCTGTACGGGCTGTACCCGAGCGGCCAGATTTCGCCCTACCGCACGCCCGAGTTGTTTGAGGCCGCCCGCACCACGCTCACCCAGCGCGGCGACGCGTCCACGGGTTGGTCGATGGGCTGGAAAGTGAATTTTTGGGCCCGGATGCAGGATGGCAACCACGCCTACAAGCTGCTCACGGAGCAACTGCACTTACGCTCTGGCGCGGGCGGCAACTCGGGCGAAGGCGGCGGTACGTATCCTAATCTGCTCGACGCTCACCCTCCGTTCCAGATTGATGGCAACTTTGGCTGCACAGCCGGTCTAGCAGAGCTGTTGGTGCAGAGCTACGACGGAGCCATTGATCTGCTGCCCGCCCTGCCCGACGCGTGGCCGACGGGCGAAGTAACGGGCTTAGTCGCTCGTGGTGGCTACGTGGTGGACCTAGCCTGGAATCAGGGCAAAATCACGCGCGTGCGCATTACCTCGCGTCTGGGGGGCAATTGTCGGGTGCGGGTGCATAGTCCCGTGGTAGTTGCTGGGCGCACAAACCTGCGCCCAGCGCAGGGCGAAAACCCCAACCCGTTTTATCAGACCCCTGCCATAAAAGCCCCCCAAGTATCCGAAAAAGCCCCCCAGCGTCAACCCGCGCTGCCCGCGTCATTTGTGTATGATTTTCCTACTAAAGCTGGTAAAACCTACGAATTGCAGGCCCAATAA
- a CDS encoding transketolase-like TK C-terminal-containing protein, whose translation MREHAMGGALNGMSRHGGVRVYGGTFLTFSDYMRGAIRLTALAESAVTFVFTHDSIGLGEDGPTHQPVEQVAALRTIPNIIVLRPADANETVESWRVAMTKPASPVVLILSRQKLPTLDQEKYGSAREGVAKGAYILSEADGGKPQLILIATGSEVSLAMQAQQELQKQGIAARVVSMPSWELFEQQDKAYQQQVLPPAVRKRVTIEAGSPIGWHKYATDEGTVISMNRFGESGPGEEVMAMFGFTVENVVEKAKALLQDQPAETEPKEILS comes from the coding sequence GTGCGCGAGCACGCCATGGGCGGCGCCCTCAACGGCATGTCGCGCCACGGTGGCGTGCGCGTGTACGGCGGCACCTTCCTCACCTTCTCCGACTATATGCGGGGGGCAATTCGCCTCACTGCCCTAGCCGAATCGGCCGTTACGTTTGTCTTCACCCACGATAGTATCGGCCTGGGCGAAGATGGACCCACGCACCAGCCGGTAGAGCAGGTGGCCGCGCTGCGCACCATTCCCAACATTATTGTGCTGCGCCCTGCCGACGCCAACGAAACGGTAGAGTCGTGGCGCGTTGCCATGACCAAGCCCGCCTCGCCTGTAGTGCTTATTCTGTCGCGCCAGAAGCTGCCCACCTTGGATCAAGAGAAGTACGGCTCAGCGCGCGAAGGCGTGGCCAAAGGTGCTTACATTCTGAGCGAAGCTGATGGTGGCAAGCCCCAGCTAATACTAATTGCAACCGGCTCGGAAGTGTCACTAGCTATGCAGGCTCAGCAGGAGCTGCAAAAGCAAGGCATTGCGGCGCGGGTCGTGAGTATGCCGAGCTGGGAACTGTTTGAGCAGCAGGATAAAGCCTACCAGCAGCAAGTGCTGCCGCCGGCCGTGCGCAAGCGCGTTACCATTGAAGCTGGTTCGCCCATTGGCTGGCACAAGTACGCGACCGATGAAGGCACCGTGATCAGCATGAATCGTTTCGGTGAGTCGGGTCCGGGTGAGGAGGTAATGGCCATGTTTGGCTTTACGGTGGAGAATGTGGTGGAGAAGGCCAAAGCGTTATTGCAAGACCAGCCTGCTGAAACTGAACCCAAGGAAATCCTTTCTTAA
- a CDS encoding sialate O-acetylesterase: protein MIRSFFTESLLRWRLRLGRQGVVLALLGCYLLNSTEVSAEVRLPRLVSDGMILQRDTKLTVWGWGAKDEKITLSFKNKTYSATTGADGKWTVTLPAQPAGGPYTMAIAANNRIELKDILVGDVWVCGGQSNMETPMSRLRDKFPEEVASANNPRIRQFVVPLTYAFKGPKADLTGGTWIGVSPQSIGQFSGVAYFFAKDLYAKYQVPIGLIRNAVGGSPAEAWLSAEALKQFPTYQQQGEKYKDSTLVASIQQQDRANSSAWYKRLYQADQGEAPGQTKWSSPDYTAAGWATMNVPGYWADQTPLGPVNGVLWFRKEVEVPAEMVGKPARLELGTLVDADSTYINGQLVGTTGYQYPPRKYDFGPGVLKTGKNVIVVRIISNGGRGGFTLDKQYQLSAGGQILDLRGPWQYKLGATLPPAPGSTSFQNQPGGFLMVW from the coding sequence ATGATACGCTCTTTTTTTACTGAATCATTGCTGCGCTGGCGCCTGAGGCTGGGCCGGCAAGGCGTGGTACTAGCCTTGCTCGGCTGCTATCTGCTCAACTCGACCGAAGTTAGCGCGGAGGTACGCCTGCCGCGGCTGGTCAGCGACGGTATGATACTCCAGCGCGACACCAAGCTGACGGTGTGGGGCTGGGGGGCAAAAGACGAGAAGATAACGCTCAGCTTCAAGAATAAAACCTACTCTGCCACTACTGGCGCCGATGGCAAATGGACGGTTACGCTGCCGGCTCAACCAGCGGGCGGGCCATATACGATGGCCATTGCCGCCAACAACCGCATTGAGTTAAAGGATATTCTGGTGGGCGACGTGTGGGTGTGCGGCGGCCAGTCGAATATGGAAACACCCATGAGTCGCCTGCGCGACAAGTTTCCCGAAGAAGTAGCCTCGGCCAACAACCCCCGCATCCGCCAGTTTGTGGTGCCCCTAACCTATGCCTTCAAGGGGCCTAAAGCCGACCTGACGGGCGGCACTTGGATAGGGGTTAGTCCGCAAAGTATTGGGCAGTTTTCGGGAGTAGCGTACTTTTTTGCCAAAGATCTGTACGCCAAGTATCAGGTACCCATTGGCTTGATCCGAAACGCGGTAGGTGGCTCGCCGGCTGAGGCGTGGCTGAGCGCCGAGGCCCTTAAGCAGTTTCCAACTTATCAGCAGCAGGGCGAGAAGTATAAAGACAGCACCTTGGTAGCCAGCATTCAGCAGCAGGATAGGGCCAACTCCAGCGCGTGGTATAAGCGCCTCTATCAGGCTGACCAAGGCGAAGCACCCGGCCAAACGAAGTGGTCGTCGCCCGACTATACTGCTGCTGGCTGGGCCACCATGAACGTGCCCGGTTACTGGGCCGACCAAACGCCGCTGGGACCGGTAAATGGTGTGCTCTGGTTTCGGAAGGAAGTGGAAGTGCCGGCCGAAATGGTAGGCAAGCCCGCCCGCCTGGAGCTGGGCACCCTCGTCGATGCCGATTCCACTTATATCAACGGACAGCTGGTGGGCACTACGGGCTATCAGTACCCGCCGCGCAAGTACGACTTTGGCCCCGGTGTATTGAAGACGGGCAAGAACGTCATTGTGGTGCGCATCATCAGCAACGGCGGGCGCGGGGGCTTCACCCTGGATAAGCAATACCAGCTCAGTGCTGGGGGGCAAATTCTGGATCTGCGCGGACCCTGGCAATACAAGCTGGGTGCCACGCTGCCGCCCGCTCCCGGTAGTACCTCTTTTCAGAATCAGCCTGGGGGCTTTTTAATGGTATGGTAG
- a CDS encoding glycoside hydrolase family 43 protein: MKMIFRTSAILFLVLVTATGLLAQNPIIRDVFTADPAPLVYRDTLFLYTSHDTASVKETNYKMPDWRIYSTTDMVHWKDYGKRLSPRTFAWATGDAYAAQCVYHNGKFYWFVSTFHKKDDNSQGGAAIGVAVSDRPTGPFKDAIGKALITNEMTKDKPHAWDDIDPTVFVDDDKQVYMYWGNLSCRWVKLKDNLTELAGPITVLNIKNYIEGPWVYKRKKLYYLVYASEGTKPEMIEYCTAPSATGPWTYRGIIQENVPNSFTTHPGIIDYKGKSYFFYHNGSLPTGGSYRRSICVDYLNYNPDGTIQPIVQTTKGVAPVK, translated from the coding sequence ATGAAAATGATCTTTCGCACATCAGCTATACTCTTTCTTGTCTTAGTAACTGCGACCGGCCTGCTAGCGCAAAACCCCATTATCCGCGACGTATTTACTGCCGACCCAGCTCCGCTAGTGTACCGCGATACGCTGTTTCTCTACACCAGCCACGATACGGCCTCAGTGAAGGAAACCAACTACAAAATGCCCGACTGGCGAATCTATTCCACCACCGACATGGTGCACTGGAAAGACTACGGCAAGCGCCTCTCGCCCCGGACCTTCGCTTGGGCTACCGGCGACGCCTACGCGGCGCAGTGCGTGTACCACAACGGCAAGTTCTACTGGTTTGTATCCACGTTTCACAAGAAAGATGACAACAGCCAGGGCGGCGCGGCCATCGGCGTAGCCGTGTCGGATAGACCTACCGGGCCGTTCAAGGATGCCATTGGCAAAGCGCTTATTACCAATGAAATGACCAAGGACAAGCCCCACGCCTGGGACGACATTGACCCCACCGTTTTCGTGGACGACGACAAGCAGGTGTATATGTATTGGGGCAACTTAAGCTGCCGCTGGGTAAAGCTCAAAGACAACCTAACCGAGCTGGCTGGCCCCATCACTGTTCTGAATATCAAAAACTACATCGAAGGCCCCTGGGTGTACAAGCGCAAAAAACTGTACTACTTGGTGTACGCCAGCGAGGGCACCAAGCCCGAAATGATTGAGTACTGCACGGCTCCCAGCGCCACCGGCCCGTGGACGTACCGGGGTATCATCCAGGAAAATGTACCCAATAGCTTCACCACCCACCCCGGCATCATCGATTACAAGGGCAAAAGCTACTTCTTCTACCACAACGGTTCCCTACCCACTGGCGGCAGCTACCGCCGCTCCATCTGCGTCGACTACCTAAACTACAACCCGGACGGCACAATCCAGCCGATAGTGCAAACTACCAAAGGCGTCGCGCCGGTGAAGTAG